The Papaver somniferum cultivar HN1 chromosome 3, ASM357369v1, whole genome shotgun sequence genome includes a region encoding these proteins:
- the LOC113359228 gene encoding protein phosphatase 2C 51-like, with translation MENLISGSSSSTEYLSSHNNSSNKIKMKKSSSSSSSSSSSSNGNKTLNPTPSTATAHPSVEVGGGGGSSSSRTIRDEERDVSRRVLCSSYGSVSICGRRREMEDAVTVEPGFLSTEFIRFDFFAVYDGHGGSKVAQACRNRLHQVLAKEIEDIERQLIELNIHDNPNPTFPNKTGDDERDHEDELDWESIMNSCFNKMDEEINGSGIENENEEESNTINQSGSVTSGSGSSMKTIGSTAVVAILGKDKLVVANCGDSRAVLSRAGIAIPLSRDHKPDRPDEMERVEAAGGRVINWNGYRVLGVLATSRFLGGHYLKPYVISEPEVTVMERTTNDEFLVLASDGLWDVMTNETACEVVRKCLEGRTLVRRLSMSSNRNNAGEAAAVLAELAMARGSKDNISVVVVELKRSNR, from the exons ATGGAGAATCTTATATCCGGAAGTAGCAGCAGCACTGAGTATCTCTCTTCTCATAATAATAGCAGTAATAAGATTAAGATGAAGAAATcatcgtcgtcatcatcatcaagcTCTTCATCGTCTAATGGTAATAAAACACTAAATCCTACACCATCAACAGCAACGGCTCATCCAAGTGTTGAAGTCGGTGGTGGCGGAGGTTCATCATCTTCAAGAACAATACGTGATGAAGAGCGAGATGTTTCTAGGAGGGTTTTATGTTCATCGTACGGGTCAGTGTCGATttgtggaagaagaagagaaatggaaGATGCGGTAACTGTCGAACCAGGTTTTTTATCAACCGAGTTTATTAGGTTTGATTTTTTTGCTGTTTACGACGGACATGGTGGATCAAAAGTTGCTCAAGCATGTCGAAACCGTTTACATCAAGTTCTTGCTAAAGAAATCGAAGATATTGAAAGACAATTAATTGAACTTAATATTCATGATAATCCTAATCCGACTTTTCCTAATAAAACCGGTGATGATGAACGTGATCATGAAGATGAACTTGACTGGGAAAGTATAATGAACTCGTGTTTTAATAAAATGGATGAAGAGATTAATGGAAGTGGAATTGAAAACGAAAATGAAGAGGAGAGTAATACAATAAACCAAAGTGGGTCGGTTACTTCTGGTTCTGGTTCGTCCATGAAAACAATCGGTTCTACAGCTGTTGTTGCCATTTTAGGTAAAGATAAATTGGTTGTTGCAAACTGTGGTGATTCTAGAGCTGTTCTTTCTCGTGCTGGTATTGCCATTCCATTATCTCGTGATCATAAG CCTGACAGACCTGATGAAATGGAGAGAGTAGAAGCCGCAGGTGGAAGAGTAATAAACTGGAATGGTTATCGTGTTCTTGGGGTACTTGCAACTTCTAGGTTCCTAG GAGGTCATTACCTTAAACCATATGTCATCTCTGAACCAGAGGTCACGGTGATGGAACGCACTACAAATGATGAATTTTTAGTACTTGCGAGTGACGGCTTGTGGGATGTTATGACGAACGAAACTGCATGCGAGGTCGTAAGAAAGTGTCTAGAAGGTCGAACATTAGTGAGGAGATTATCAATGTCTTCAAACAGAAACAATGCAGGTGAGGCTGCAGCTGTACTAGCTGAGTTGGCAATGGCTCGAGGGAGCAAAGACAACATTAGTGTAGTAGTAGTTGAGTTAAAGAGATCAAACCGTTAA